The following nucleotide sequence is from Vanrija pseudolonga chromosome 4, complete sequence.
CAGTCGCCCTGCGCCTGAGGGGTCAGCTCGGTCAGAACGCGCGACGGACCCACCGAGAGAGAGTATAACAGCGCATGCTGCCCCGTCTCCCGGCGCACTTGGTAGTTctccggcgcggcgagcgcgacgagcgccccGACGGGGTCGGTGCCGGGGCGCGGGTGGAGCAGGTCCCACGGGAGGTACGGCGACACTTGCTGCGCTTGGATGTGGAGGGTGACGATGGGGtccggggcggcgggggcggcgggggccgcGTCGGAGGCGTCGGAGGGGctggtgtcggcggcggcgcgtaaTGAGCCTGGGCCCATGGCGAGTGCCGTGGAGTCGACTCGGATGCTGCTGATGGAAGTGAGTGAAGCAGAGTCAAAGGCCGGTGTTCAGTGAcaacaaggccgaggagcgggTTGGATGACGAGTGAGACAACAAGTCACGACGTCACGCCGCCGAACCAGGGTCTCGCCGATCAAAATCAGTCGCGCTGTCACGAAGCGTCACGGCGGCCACTCGACCAcgcgcagcacgccgccaccatACAGCCACTAACATCACAACTGAGGGATCCCTAAACAACCAGGCGAGGACTAGAGCGAGAGGGGGTAACGGTTAGATGttgaggagcttggcgacgtagtcggcgtccttgtctGGGGTGGGTGTCAATGGGCTGCACAACCACGAGCTCCTCCACTCGCAGagctcgcttcgctcgctctgctctactcaccaccacggccactcAGGTTGATGAGAATATGCGTGTCCTTGGGCagggtcggcgcggtgcggatAGCCCaagcgacggcgtgcgcgctcTCCAAGGCAGGAATGATGCCCTCGACATGCGACAGCTCCatgaacgcgtcgagcgtctcctTGTCGCTCGCCGTCTCGTAGGTCACGCGGCCCGCGTCCTTGAGGTACGAGTGCTGCGGCCCGATGCCGGGGTAGTCGAGGCCGGACGCGATCGAGTGCACGGCGGACGGAACCCCCTCAGAGTCCTCGAGCACGTAGCACCGCATGCCGTGGATGACGCCCGGCTTGCCCTTTGTCagcgtggcggcgtgctggccgaccacgtcgagcgacttgccggccggctcgacgccgacaatcTTGACGCTCGCGTCGTTGAGGAACGCGGTGAAGAGGCCGATGGCGttcgagccgccgccgacgcacgCAGCGACAATGTCGGGCAGCTTGCCGTGCGTGTCCTGGAactgctcgcgcgcctccttGCCGACGATGGACTGGAAGTCGCGCACCATCctgggggcgtcagcgaACTGGGGAGGAATGCGGGGTCATCGACGCCGCAGCCTACCTGGGGAAGGGGTCGGGGCCGACAATCGAGCCAATGGCGTAAAAGTAGTCCTCGGGGTTCTTGAGGTACTCCTCGAACGcgttgtcgacggcctccttgagcgTCGCCTGGCCGCGGGTGACGGGGACGAGGGTCGCACCGAGGATGCGGATCTTGGTGGTGTTGGGGTGCTCCTGTGTGTGGGGTCAGAACTCTGTGCCCACTCCAACTCCAacgcccccacccaccttctcAATGTCCACCTGTCCCATGTGGATCTCACACgggatgccgacgagcgcacaCGCCGtagcgagcgcgacgccgtgctgccCGGCGCCAGTCTCAGCGATgaccttcttcttgttcATGAacttggcgagcagcgcctcgccgagacAGTGGTTGATCTTGTGCGCGCCGGTGTGGTTCAGgtcctcgcgcttgaggtggatctgcgcgccgccgagcttgtcgctGAGCCGCTTCGCGTGGAAGAtgggcgacgggcggccGACGTAGTTGGCAAACAAGCtgtgcagctcggcctggaaGTCCTCGCGCTTGGTGATCTCGTCGTACGCCTTGGAGATGTCGGCCATCGCGGCAGACAGGTTGGGCGGGATGAACGAGCCGCCATACTCGCCAAAGTATCCGTTGGCGTCCGGCATGGGGCCGAGGGTGATGGGCGCGTTGGTCATGGCGAAGGGCTAGCGAGGGAGCGGAGCGACCGAGCTGGCTGGAGTGGcgagagagtgagtgagtaGAGGAGAGTAACAAGAACAACAGACGACAACAGAACAATGCACCAGCATACACAGTCGTGTGGGGAGCCGAACTCCCCCACCCTCTCTCGACGAGTCAGATTTCTGACCgccccccgcctcgccggcccCATCTCAGCCGGCACCCGAGGCAAAGCACCGATTGGATTGGGCCATTTCGGTGTGCCAAGCAAGAGTAGGGCCAGAGATCTGGAAGCAGGTCTGCCCTTTATTGTGGTCGTCGGGACCCACTTGGGTCTCTCGGCTACCGAGGCTGGAAAACAGCCCGgctgggtcgtcgtcgttcctGAGTGATTGTGGgggtgcgcgtgcgtgccAGGCTCGAGGCATGGCCTGTGGCTTGCGGGGTGccggcaggcggcgaggcaggGGCCAATAGCGCGCAGGCGGggttggccgcggcgacggtgtcggcgaggatgcaTCGCGATACGGCGAGGTCAGGCAAGCATCAGCTGTCAGTCGGGCtctggtcgcgcgcgtcagcaTGCACGCCGTACCTCTGGCCCAGCTTTTCTTTAGGCACAGCGTCAGTACTACCCATGCCGTTGGGTGGTTAAGGTTAAGCTGGATGGAGGATCTCGGCGACGGGTGACCGCTGGCCGCGAGTTCACGTGCGGAGCAAGCGGAGTGCAGTTGATGGATCAAGCCGAGTGGCCGAGTGCATCGAGCTCACTCACATCCGGGATGATCGTCGAGCTTTGCATTGTCGGTGTAGAGGTTCACCACCGCGTaccccagcgccagcggcgagcgatCACGCCGAGCCCAGCGTCACCCGCCGCggagccgacgagcccgcccgccccgagctcggcctgaGTCATCGCGCATGACGTCGACTGAGCagacctcgcgctcgacacgacctcgacaccgcccacaccaccaccacgatgcCGACCTTGCCATGGGTCGAGCCAACAGTCGACAAGGCGATCccctcaacctcggcacAAACTGAGCCCTCCCCGCCTGCAGACACGGCGTCCGTCGAGGCTCTCTGGGATGCATACCGAGCCTCCAACCCCGCCGTGCCAGCGACGCCCCCGCCAGCCTGGCACTTCTGCGACAACCGCCCCGACGCGGCCGAatgcctcgcgctcgtgctggcCGGACGAAAGCGCGCAACGGCGTCGTCTGCGGCCTTCTTCGCTTTGCAGAACGAGCCCCTCCCAGCGCCGGGCGACCACTCCGTCGTGACCGACTTTGACGGCACCGCGGAGTGTATCATCCGCACGACGCGCGTCACGGTCTTGCCGATGGACCAAGTGACCACCGAGATGGCGGCCacggagggcgagggcgacgggaGCTTGGAGTACTGGCGCGCCGTGCACTGGGCATACTATGCGCGCGAGCTTGCCGGGACGGGCGTGCCCGTGAGCCGCGGGCTCGAGGTCGTGTTTGAGGAGTTTGAGGTTGTGTGGCCTGCGCCCAGGCATGAGTAAGGGAGATACAACAACATGCATATGTGCCATCGCGCATGCTAcaaccccgcgctcgcgagccACTCGTCCCGCGCagccacctcgcccagccctcggcggagggcgagacgccgccacgcgacttcgcgctgcagcgcgtcgtagctcgccgcggcgcggagcacTTGGCTGGtctgggcggcgtcgagaacACCTCGGCCGACAAACGAGGCAATGTGGAGCCTCAGCtccggcggcagcgtgaggatgggcggcggcgtcgcctcgGTCCCACTTgctccttccctccctcgACCCCggcccttcttcttgtgcGGCACCCCGCCCTCGGGAaacgcgcgcagcagcaccctAGCAGCAACGAGCacccccagcgccgcgccgcgcaccgcggccgctcgctccccGCTCCCCTCGACAACCCTTGCCAGTCGCTGGATGTGCCCGCTTGCCAGCCGGTTCGGAAAGGTACACCGGCACCCGGACCAGaaggacgagcagcagccgtaCAGGCAAAAGTCTGCCAGCGAGCCGGCAGCCTCCAGCGCGGAGATGATGGCGTGTTCGTCTGCGGGCTTGGACTTGGAGCGGGAGAGGTCGATGGCGAGGCGTTCGAGATGCGGTGTGCGGGATAGCAAGTTGACGAGCGAGGACACTTCGCGCGGGTGCACTGTggtctcgacgccgagggagcGCAGCGtgggcaggtcgaggagggcgaggaaggcctcGGTGAAGGCTGCACGTTGGTCCGCCCAGTCTGCCGTGATGctcagctcgagctcggtggcgCGCGACTCGTTGatcgcggcgacgaggggggtGAGGGCGGATACCtgtgggcgtcagcggcggcgcgcgaacGGGCAGCGAACGTCAGAGAGCACTGCGGCGATGCTCGCGCTGGGGCGAACGGCCTTTAGGCGTGTATACGTGAACttgggcgcgcgcgatgTATATGCCGACACCGGGGCGAGCGGATCGCTGTCCCGCCGCGACCACTCAAGCCACGCTGGCGGGGCGGTGAGGGTGATGCTGAGCGTCACTGGGCGTCAGCTACGCGCGGAGGGATCGCACAGCTCACCTTCGCCGCCTGTGTCTGTACTCGACTCATCGggcatggcgacggcgccgcagcaTGCCAAGTGTGTTgatggtgagtgagtgatGCTGCGGAGGGCGAAGTCGAGTTGTgtcggctcgtcgtcatgtCTTGGGCGGGGCCGTTTCGGAGCTCTCCGAGTGGAGGTCGTCCACCGCAGCTAGACTGCCTAGCATGgtcacgccgcgcgcgccgagacacgccgagctggcgccaacgacgacgacgcgacgccgacgacgagcggcgtcacgcgccacgccgcaAACATGCGGCCTGTCACTGCCCGCCTCCACAACCAGCCCTGCAACccaccgcctcccccgcacgcctcgagcgccgccgcgagctcgcccccTGCCCAATCGCATACTGCGTCGTGCTTGCCATCCGCAGCACAGATTACCACGAGGCTGCGTCGCACCGTTTCGGGCGAGGCGTGGCTATTATCGGTgtgcgaggcggcgcttgggGCGCTTTGCAGTGAGCAACacgggcgagcgacgacgacgcgagcgcagTAACCTTTGCGTGCATTGCCTGTTGGTTCATTATCACTTGtccactccactccactcgccgccgtcacaACAATCACAATGGCCCTCGCTCGACTATCAGTCTTCAGCGTACGCTCGGCAGTaagctcgacctcgacgccaagctcgccgccatcaacctcccccacctcgcccgtgTCAACGACCCCCTCGATCGACTCGGTCGCGCAGTCCATCCCCAGGCTCGACCTTAAAGTCTCCGAGCCGTTCCCGGGCACCGAGtggcccgacgacgcgctcgcggcccagcgccgcctcaTCGCCGTGATTGACGGCGACCCAATCTGGgtgcagctcctcggcgcgccgtggGTCGTCGGCAAGGCGCGCAGCAAGAACGGGCGCGTGGTGCGGCTTATCTCTGGCGAGGGAGTCCGGGTGGgtcgtctcggcgacgagtTTAGTGAGGCATGCTGACACACCCCAGGGCCACGACCTcatccgcctcgcgctccagctgTCAAACACGCACATCACGCGCCTCACCTACGGCGTGTGGTCTGCCccagtggcggcggacgagctgATCATGCGCACGCTGGGCCGGCTGACCTCGCTGCGGACGCTCAACATCCGGCACATGGGCgacctgcagcagcagcgccaacAGCTGGAGCCGGGACAGCAGCCCCCGCCACAGCAACAGCGCACCGCCATGCCCGTGCCGGTGCTCATCGCGCTCCTCCAAGCGCTGCCGCAGCTCGAAGTCCTCACGCTCGACTGCGGCTCGGAAGCATTCCGCGACGCCCGATTCCTGCGCGCACTGCAGGACCGCAGCGTGCGGCTCCAGCGACTAGAGTGCGGCGCGTACCACGCCACGTCGGCGTGGTCCATCTCGCTCGAGTGCGAGCAGTGCTGGCGCGGTGCGGGCCCAAAAGTgctcgacaaggtcaagctcgcgctcgaccgcaACAGGGAGCGGAGGAgacgcgagcggcgtgcagccctgcgcgtgctcgtcgtcgctagGGTGCTGATACATGCGCGCCCGGAGGGAGGGTTCGGtgagctcgagacgctgcgtgagcgccggccgcggcgcgggtcgTTCGCTCCGGCGTCAATGCGGAACTCGGTCATGTCGACAAGTTCACCACGCGACAGCTTCCTCttcccgccgtcgccgtcgcccccgtCCTCGCTTGGTGTCAAGCGCAGTCCGTCGTCTCCCCCAgtgtccatgtcgtcgcgcAAGCCGCGACGCATgtccctcctctccctcccgccGATCCACAGCCCGTtccacgacgtcgagcggaGCGCGACGTCTGTCCCGTCTTCGCcagtgcgcgccgagggacTGGCGTCGTCACAAGACCTGTCGATCGACGTTCCGCAGCTGCACAGATCCAAGTCGTCCCTCTCGCTGAGGGTGAGCAACGCGTTTCACAAGGTCAAGGTGCTCgtgac
It contains:
- the trpB2 gene encoding Tryptophan synthase beta chain 2; this encodes MTNAPITLGPMPDANGYFGEYGGSFIPPNLSAAMADISKAYDEITKREDFQAELHSLFANYVGRPSPIFHAKRLSDKLGGAQIHLKREDLNHTGAHKINHCLGEALLAKFMNKKKVIAETGAGQHGVALATACALVGIPCEIHMGQVDIEKEHPNTTKIRILGATLVPVTRGQATLKEAVDNAFEEYLKNPEDYFYAIGSIVGPDPFPRMVRDFQSIVGKEAREQFQDTHGKLPDIVAACVGGGSNAIGLFTAFLNDASVKIVGVEPAGKSLDVVGQHAATLTKGKPGVIHGMRCYVLEDSEGVPSAVHSIASGLDYPGIGPQHSYLKDAGRVTYETASDKETLDAFMELSHVEGIIPALESAHAVAWAIRTAPTLPKDTHILINLSGRGDKDADYVAKLLNI